Proteins from a genomic interval of Perognathus longimembris pacificus isolate PPM17 chromosome 14, ASM2315922v1, whole genome shotgun sequence:
- the Psma3 gene encoding proteasome subunit alpha type-3 isoform X2, translating to MAVAGLLADARSLADIAREEASNFRSNFGYNIPLKHLADRVAMYVHAYTLYSAVRPFGCSFMLGSYSVNDGAQLYMIDPSGVSYGYWGCAIGKARQAAKTEIEKLQMKEMTCRDVVKEVAKIIYIVHDEVKDKAFELELSWVGELTKGRHEIVPKDIKEEAEKYAKESLKEEDESDDDNM from the exons ATG GCTGTAGCAGGTTTGTTGGCAGATGCCCGTTCTTTAGCAGACATAGCAAGAGAAGAAGCTTCTAACTTTAGATCAAACTTTGGCTATAACATTCCACTAAAA CATCTTGCAGACAGAGTGGCTATGTACGTACACGCTTACACACTGTACAGTGCTGTTAGACCTTTTGGCTGCAG TTTCATGTTAGGGTCTTACAGTGTGAATGATGGTGCACAACTGTACATGATTGACCCATCAGGTGTTTCATAT GGTTATTGGGGCTGTGCCATTGGCAAAGCCAGGCAAGCTGcaaagacagaaatagaaaaacttcag atgaaAGAAATGACCTGCCGTGATGTGGTTAAAGAAGTTGCAAAAAT AATTTACATAGTACATGATGAAGTTAAGGATAAAGCTTTTGAACTAGAGCTCAGTTGGGTTGGTGAAT TAACCAAAGGAAGACATGAAATTGTTCCAAAAGATATaaaggaagaagcagagaaatATGCTAAG GAATCTCTGAAGGAAGAAGATGAATCAGATGATGATAATATGTAA
- the Psma3 gene encoding proteasome subunit alpha type-3 isoform X1, with product MSSIGTGYDLSASTFSPDGRVFQVEYAMKAVENSSTAIGIRCKDGVVFGVEKLVLSKLYEEGSNKRLFNVDRHVGMAVAGLLADARSLADIAREEASNFRSNFGYNIPLKHLADRVAMYVHAYTLYSAVRPFGCSFMLGSYSVNDGAQLYMIDPSGVSYGYWGCAIGKARQAAKTEIEKLQMKEMTCRDVVKEVAKIIYIVHDEVKDKAFELELSWVGELTKGRHEIVPKDIKEEAEKYAKESLKEEDESDDDNM from the exons ATGAGCTCCATCGGCACCGGG TATGACCTGTCAGCCTCTACCTTCTCTCCAGATGGAAGAGTTTTTCAAGTTGAATATGCTATGAAAGCTGTGGAAAATAGTAG CACAGCTATTGGGATCAGATGTAAAGATGGCGTTGTCTTTGGGGTGGAGAAGTTAGTCCTTTCTAAACTTTACGAAGAAGGTTCTAACAAACGGCTTTTTAATGTTGATCGGCATGTTGGAATG GCTGTAGCAGGTTTGTTGGCAGATGCCCGTTCTTTAGCAGACATAGCAAGAGAAGAAGCTTCTAACTTTAGATCAAACTTTGGCTATAACATTCCACTAAAA CATCTTGCAGACAGAGTGGCTATGTACGTACACGCTTACACACTGTACAGTGCTGTTAGACCTTTTGGCTGCAG TTTCATGTTAGGGTCTTACAGTGTGAATGATGGTGCACAACTGTACATGATTGACCCATCAGGTGTTTCATAT GGTTATTGGGGCTGTGCCATTGGCAAAGCCAGGCAAGCTGcaaagacagaaatagaaaaacttcag atgaaAGAAATGACCTGCCGTGATGTGGTTAAAGAAGTTGCAAAAAT AATTTACATAGTACATGATGAAGTTAAGGATAAAGCTTTTGAACTAGAGCTCAGTTGGGTTGGTGAAT TAACCAAAGGAAGACATGAAATTGTTCCAAAAGATATaaaggaagaagcagagaaatATGCTAAG GAATCTCTGAAGGAAGAAGATGAATCAGATGATGATAATATGTAA